In Candidatus Manganitrophus morganii, the genomic window CGAGCGGAGCGACTCCTCGGTCGGACAAAAAGACGCCTGGGAAAAACTCGCCGAGCATTATGCGGCGCAGACCGGGCCGCGGCGGGAGGAGGCGGTCCGGCGCGCCGCCGCCTTGCGGCTGCGCGCCCTCGCCGAAGCGCTCGCGATCGATCCGGCCCTTTTCCTGGAAACCCCGCCGGAGGATCTGAAGACCCTTCTCGACTGGGTCGATGCCTTTCCGGAATCGGAGCAAGTTCCGGTCTGGCTGAAAGCGCTCGAAACGGGCTACCAGGAACAGTTGATCGAAAAACTGAAGTCCAATCTCAGCGCGCAAAGCGCGCATGAGGGGGAGGCTCCAGCAGCTTCATTGCTGGAGGGGGCGACGCGAGCCCCTATGATGAATCCCCAGCGAGCAAACGCGAGCGTTGAGGGGGAGGCTCATGCGGCTAAGCTGCATGAGGGGGTGACGCAAACCCCTATATTAATCCGCCCCCAAGCGCAAGCGGTTTTTTGCATCGACGTTCGCTCCGAGCCGTTCCGGCGGCATTTGGAGGCGGTCGGCGATTACGAGACGTTCGGCTTCGCCGGATTCTTCACCGTCTTCATCCGCTATCAAGGGCTCGGCGATCATCACGAGACCGATCAGTATCCGGTGATCATGAAGGCGAAGAACCTGGTGCGGGAGCTCCCCCGCCCCTATCAGGGCCGGCTCCTCTCCCGGCATCTCTCGGGGACGCAGCTGCTGCACATGGGGCATGAGCTGTTGTATTCTCTGAAGGAGAATGTGATCACCCCGTACGTGATGGTCGAGTCGGTCGGCTGGTTCTACGCGCTTCCGCTGATCGGCAAGACGGTTTTCACCAACGGGTATCGGAATCTGACCGCCTGGTTCCGCCGGCTCTTCGCCCCCCCCGTCGCCACCTCGCTCACGATCGACAAGCTCTCCCGAAAAGAGGTCGAGGAGATGCTCGCCTCCGAGCAGCGGTCGATCATCCGGCGCGCGCTGCAGCAGGAGTTCGCCGACCGGAACCTGAACCTTTCTCTGGAGCGGCTGGAGTTCTTGCGCCGGCGGGCGATGGACGACATCGATCCGGCGCCGCTTGTCAAAGGATCGACCCGTTCCAACGCCCCTTCCAACGCCCTCTCCCCCGAGGAGGAGGCCGCCTTTGTCGAAGATCTCCGCGCCCGCTACCAGATCAACCGTCGCTGGTCGTTCGCCCGGATGGAGAAGATCACCCGGACCGGCTTCACCCTTCAGGAGCAGCTCTTCACCGTGGAGACGGCGCTCCGGATGATGGGATTGACCAAAAACTTCGCCCGGTTGGTTCTTTTCTGCGGACATGGGAGCGTGTCGGAAAACAATCCTTTCGAGGCGGCGCTCGACTGCGGCGCCTGCGGCGGAAACTCCGGCAAGCCGAATGCGCGGGTGCTGGCGGCGATGGCGAATAAGCCGCTCGTCCGGGAGGCGCTGGCGAAGAACGGCATCGTGATCCCGCCCGATACCTATTTCATCGCCGGTGAGCACAACACCACCACCGACGCGGTGACCCTCATCGATCTGGAGGACCTTCCCCAGACCCACCGGATGGATCTGCACCGGCTGATGGACGATCTGGAGGAGGCCGGCCTTCAGACCAGCCGGGAGCGCTGCGCGCGGTTCCCGGAGATCGAATCGGCCCCGACCCCCGCTCAAGCGGCGCGGGAGGTGCGGCGGCGCAGCGGCGACTGGAGCCAGGTCCGGCCGGAGTGGGGGCTGTCGGGGAACGCCGCCTTCGTCATCGGCGGCCGGCGGATGACCCGGCGGGTTGATTTGGAAGGGCGGGTTTTCTTACAATCGTATGATCCTCAGGAAGATCCGACCGGCCGGCTGCTGGAGATTCTGATGACCGGCCCCCAGGTGGTCGGCCAGTGGATCAACATGGAGTACTATTTTTCGACGGTCGACAACGAGGTCTACGGGAGCGGGAGCAAGATTTACCACAACGTCGTCGGCCGGTTCGGGGTGATGTCGGGGCCGCAGAGCGATTTGCGCGTGGGGCTCCCCGCGCAGACGGTGATGAAGGGGGAGCGGCCGTATCATGAGCCGATGCGGCTGCTGAGCGTGATCGAAGCGCCGCGGGAGCGGATCGGAGCGATCATCCGCCGTCATAAAGTGCTTCAGGAATATTACCACAACGAATGGGTCCACTTGATCGCGCTCGACCCGGGGGATAAAATTTTCTATCGCTATCTTCCAAGCCGGGAGTGGGTTCCCTTGAGGGAGGCGCGGGCGATTCCGCAGGACGAAATGTTTTTAGCGAAGGAGCAGAACGTATGAACAGCCTTACCCTTCACCCGATGAAGGAGATTCGAATCATCATTCAGGGCGAGCATGTGAAGTTCGCGACCGATCTTCTCGACAGCGTCAAGGCGACCGGCTACACGATCATCCACAACATTTCGGGAAAAGGGACGCATGGGATTCACTCGGCCCATCCGATGTTCAATGAGATGGACAGTCTGGTAATGTTGATGACGGTCGTTCCGCCCGACAAGGTGAAGCCGATTCTCGCCGGCTTACAGCCGCTCTTCGACCGCCATACCGGGGTGATGTTCGTCTCGGATGTCTCGGTCAGCCGCGTGGACCACTTCTCCTCTCCGTCCGGCGACCGCTGATCACTCTTTTGGGGCGTTGCCCCAAACCCCACCGCGGGGGGTGCGTGCCCACCCTGTTTATCTGATGTGGAGCCGGCGCTGGGAGAAGACGGTTGGTTTCCGATCTTCACACCAGGTGCGCCTTGCCCCACACCCTTCGGATTCCCAGGGCAGCGGAGGGGGCAAGTCCCCCCCTGCTCCCCCCACGGTCAGAACTCGCTCAACCACGGAAGATCGCTGATGGATTGAGCTTCAAACATGCTGACCTGAAGCGTCGATAATACGTCTGACAGAAGGAACGCAGGATCATCAGGGGCACAGTACGCCCATGACGCGCAGGCTCTTTGCTCTGGGGTTTTGGGGGAGGGAATTTATGGCAGAATTTAATTCCCGGCGACGGTCATGCGTGAGATTTTAAGGGTTGGGGCGGCGGTCTTTCGCCAGGGGTCGAGATCGTTTCCGACCATCTCGATCTGCTGAAACATCTCTTTCAGGTTTCCGGCGATGGTGATCTCTTCGACCGGATAGGCCAGCTCTCCGTTTTCAATCCAGAGTCCCACCGCGCCGCGGGAATAGTCGCCGGTCACCGAATTGACTCCGAAGCCGATCAACTCCGTGACATAGAGGCCCGACTTCACCGACCGGATGATCTCCTCCGGCGTATATTGCCCCGGCTTCATGTGGAAGTTGGACGATCCGACCGACGGGGGGTCGCCGATCCCGCGCACGGCGTTTCCGGTGGAGGGAAGGCCGAGCTTCTTGCCGGAGTAGGTGTCGAGCAGATATGTTTTCAGAACGCCGTTTTCGACGACGGTCTTTCGATACGAGGGAAGGCCTTCGCCGTCGAAAGGACGGGAGCCGAGACCGGAGCGAAGGGTCGGATCGTCGTAAACCGTCACCCCGCTCGACGCGATCGGATTCCCCACCTGATCGATCAGAAACGACGCCCCTTTGTAGATCGAATAACCCGACACCGCCGAGGAGAGGTGTCCTAAGAGGGAGGCGGCCAGCTGCGGATCGAAGACGACCGGGACCTGCTGTGTCGTGACTTTTCGGGCCCCCAACCGCCGCAACGTCCGGATCGCCGCCGTTCGGCCGATCGATTCCGGCGACTCGAGGTCTTTCAGTTTGCGCCGGGAGGAATACCAATAATCGCGCTGCATTTGACCGTCCTGAACGGCGATCGGCATTGCCGAGATGGAAGCGCCGGTCGTTTCATAATGACCCTGAAACCCGTTGCTCGCGGCATAGAGGACGAAGGTATGATAGTGACCGAAGTCGGCCCCTTCCGAATTCGTCAGCCGGGGGTCCTGTTCCAACGCCGCCTGCTCGGCCCGGCGGGCGAGGTCGATTTTCTCTTCGATGGGAATTTTCTCCACCTCGGTATCGACCAGATCGAGCTCGGGAAAGCTCTTGGCCAAAAGCTCCGGCGCGGGAAGACCGGCGAACGTGTCCTCCGCGGCGATCTGAGCCAGGGTGCAGGTGTCGTCGAGAAGGCGGTCGAGCGAGGCGGGGCTCAGATCGGAGGTGGAGGTGATCGCCGACCGGTTCCCGAAAAAGAGCCGCAGCCCGAGGCTTTTTCCGCGGGCATTGCTGATCTTTTCCACCTCTTTGAGGCGGACCTGCGCCGAGAAAGAATCCCCCTCCACGACGATGAGATCCCCTCCGGTGGCTCCCCGTTTTTCCGCTCTCTTAAGTAACTCTTTGGCTCGATTCAGGTCGAATTGCATTTTTTCTCCGAAGTTTAACCCTTCGTTCCCCCTACGGTCATTTCCGATATTTTAATTGTCGGCAAGCCGACCCCGACCGGAACACTCTGGCCGTCTTTTCCGCAAGTGCCGACCCCCGAGTCGAGCGACATGTCGCTTCCGACCATCGTCACCTTGGTCAGCACGTCGGGGCCGTTTCCGATCAACGTCGCTCCCTTGACCGGCGCGCCGATTTTCCCGTTCTCGATCAGATAGGCCTCGCTGGCCGAGAAGACGAACTTTCCGCTGGTGATATCGACCTGCCCTCCGCCGAATGAGACGGCGTACAGTCCTTTCCGGACCGATCGGAGGATCTCTTCCGGATTCGACTCTCCCGCCAGCATATAGGTGTTGGTCATCCGGGGCATCGGGCTGTGCGCGTAGCTCTCCCGGCGGCCGTTGCCGGTCAGCGGCATCTTCATCAGCGTCGCGTTCAAACGGTCTTGAAGATAACCTTTCAAGATCCCCTTTTCGATCAAAACGGTCCGGCCGGTCGGGGTTCCCTCGTCATCGACGTTGAGCGAGCCGCGCCGCCACGGAAGCGTGCCGTCATCGACCACGGTGCAGAGCTCGGAAGCGACCCGCTGGCCGATCTTCCCGCTGAAGGCCGAGGTCCCTTTGCGGTTGAAGTCGGCCTCCAAGCCGTGTCCGATCGCTTCATGAAGAAGAATGCCGGGCCAGCCGGGCCCCAAGACGACTTCCATGACCCCCGCCGGGGCATCGATGGCGCTCAAATTCAAGATCGCTTGCCGCGCCGCCTCTTTGGTGTATTCTTCGAAGCGCCGCTCCTCCAAGAAGTAGCCGAATTCGCTCCGGCCGCCGCCGCCGAAGCTGCCGACCTGGCGGTTTCCTTGCTCCTCCGCGATGCAGCTGACGTTGAGCCGCATCAACGGGAGGACATCGCCGGTGACCACCCCTTGCGAGTTGACGATCAAAATGATTTTATATTCGCTGCTAAAGGAGGCCATCACCTTTTTGATCCGCGGATCATATTGGCGGGCGATCCGATCGATCTCTTCCAGGAGTTTGATCTTCTCCTCGACCGGAATTTCGATCGGCGGGGTCGTCACCGGATAGAGGTTGCGTGAGGGGGGGGTCACCTGGACCGGAACGGCGTCCCTTGATCCTCCCTCTTCGGCGATGTACCGGGCGGTTTTTGCCGCGACCAAAAGTTGATCGGTGTTGATGTCGTCCGAATAGGCGTAGCCGGTTTTCTCCTGGGCGATCGCCCGAACGCCGACCCCCTGGGAAATGTTCTTGGAAACCTTTTTAACGATTCTTTCTTCGAGGCTGATCGATTCGCTCGTTAGATATTCGAAGTAGAGATCGGCGTAGTCGATCCGCTTTCCCAACACCCGGCCGATCGCCGATTCGAGCGAAGAGGTCGAGAGACCGTACTTCTGCAGAAAAAACTGTTCCGGCCGTTCTATTGAATTTGCCATTCTATTTTTTTCCCTTAAACTTAGGGGCGAATCTTGTATTCGCCCCAGATTTGGGCGATCACAAAGATCGCCCCTACGAAAGATGTGAAACCATTTACGGTCTGTATTAATTCTGCTTGATTTTACAGGAGTTCGGCCTCTTCTTTCAAGCGCGATCTCTTCCCAGTCTTTCGAGTCTTCTCTGCTTGCGCTCGAGCGCCTCCTGAAAACGTCGGCGCTCCTCGTCGGTCGTTAAGACCAGTTTTGGAACCGGAACCGGCTTGCCGTTGAAATCGATCGCGACGTAGGTCAGAATCGCGCTGCTGGTGTGGACCCGCTCCCCGGTCAGGCCGTTCTCGGAGTAGACCTCGACGCCGACCTCCATGGAGCTTTTCCCCGCATAGTTCATGCGGGCCTTTAAGATGACCAGAAACCCGAGCTTCACCGGAACAAGAAACTCGAGCCCTTCCATCGCGGCGGTCACAATCGGCTTCCGGCTGTGCCGGTTGGCGGCGATCGCCCCGACGATGTCGATCCAATGCATCAGCGTCCCGCCGAGGAGGTTTCCGAGCATGTTGGTGTCATTCGGCAGGACGATCTGAACCATCTCGGTCGCCGACTCGGCGACCGTCTTCCCCTCTTCCGGCATCTGCTTCTCCATTCTTTTTGATCTCCCCGGCCCGCGCCCCCTACGCTTACGACATGGTCGCGCCGCCGCAAATATTCAGCGCCTGACCGGTCATCGCCTGGGAGGCGTCTGAAGCGAGATAGACGGCCAATTCGGCGACTTCGGTCCCTTCGGTGAACCGCTTCATCGGAATCGCCGCCACCGCCTGACGGCGGACCTCCTTATCCGAGAGTCCGGCCGCCTCGGACCACTCTCTTAATCCAAGCCGTGCCATCTCCGTTTCAACCCATCCCGGACAGAGGGCGTTGACCGTGATGCCGCGGGAGACCACTTCGAGCGCCAGCGCGCGGGTAAACCCGACGATTCCATGTTTCGTGGCGCAGTAGGCGGTATAACCGGCCACACCGAACTTTCCCAGGACGGAGGAGAGGTTGATGATCCGGCCGTGGGCTTGATCCTTCATCTCCGGAAGGACCCGCTTCGTGACGTAATAGACGCCGGTTAAATTGGTCTCCAAGATGCGCATCCACCGATCGTCTCCTTCTTGATCGATCGGATTCTGCCCGGACGTCCCCGCATTGTTCACCAAGATCGTGATCGGCCCGAACGCCTCGACCGTCTTCGTCACAAATCGATCGACCGACTGTTTGTCGGTCACGTCGACTTCCCATCCGACAATCGGCCACCCTTTTGCCCGGAGCCCTTCCGCAAAGGTTTTATAATGGTCCGGCCGGCGGGAGCCGATCACCACCCGGGCCCCTTCTTTCAAGAAAGCCTCGCTGACCGCGGCGCCGATCCCGGTCCCGCCCCCCGTCACCACGGCGACTTTATCTTTAAGGCGCATCAAATCCTCCCCGCTGCAGATCAAATAACCGAAATGGTGTAGTGATTATACGAATTCGGTTAATACGGTTATCCTGTTTTTGAATGTGATCGACATCCTAATTGTATCTTACTGATTTTAAAAATAAAATATATTATATCATCTTAAAGAAGACGGCACAGGCATTGCAAAATTTCCACCCGTTATAAAAAACACCCAAACAGGAGGAATAGAATGAAAAAATTGATCATGTTCTTTGTTGTTGCAATGGTTGCCTTCAGCTTCGCCACAGTCGGCTTTGCCGGCGGAGATCACAAAATCTCCGGCGAGATCACAAAGGTCGAAGGAGACATGGTCACGATTAAAGATGAAAAAGGCAAAGAGCATATGGTTCACACCGACAAGAGCACCAAAATGTCGGGCGAAGTGAAGCAAGGGGCGAAGGTCGAGGCGGAAACGACCGAAAAAGGTCACGCCACCATGATTTCGGTAAAGAAATAGTCTGAACCGGGTCGGCTTTATCTGGAACGCCTCTTCATCTCAGCCCGGTGGAGAGGCGTTTTTTTCCAGAGCGTCTAAAAGATCGCTCAGGGAAGAGAGGCGCGGGACGGAGCGCTCCTTCGTGTAGCGTCCCGAACGATCGAGCAAGAAGACATGCATTCCAATCTCCCGGGCCCCTTCAATATCGTGATGCGGGCTGTCTCCCACATAAACCGATTCTTCAGGTGAAAGGGCCGCTTTCTCCAAGGCCTTCCTGAAGATTTCCGGAGAAGGCTTGGCCACCCCTTCCCGGCTCGAGATCGTGATCGTCTGGAAATATTGGCCGATGCCGAGCGATCTGCAGACCTCATGAATCCGTGAATCAAAATTGGAAATAATTCCGAGATGGTACCCTTCCCGATGGAGACGTTCGAGGAGCGCTTTGGTTTCAGGAAAGAGGGACCACCCCTCTGGGCCGACAAAAAAAAGATAGAGCTCTTCGAAGAGCGCATCAAATTTCGGAAAGCGGATGTCGTCGAAGACGGCGCGAACCAGACGGCGCCACCACTCCTTCTCTTGTCTTTCGAGCTCCGGGCCGCTGACGCCCGGGAAGGTCAACGGCGGACTTTGCTTAAACATCTCCTTGAATCGTTGATTCAAAAACGCCGGATCGACCTCAATTCCATACTTCTTTGCAAATCGGCTATATTGAGCGCCGACACTCCCTTTGACTTCGAATAAGGTGTCTCCCGCGTCGAAGAAAACCCCTTTGATTTTAGCCGGCATGGTCCTCCCATTCTCCAGAGTGTGCGTGACTCACTCGGGCTTCCTTCCCGCTCGCTTCATTTCAAGGCCCTTCACCAGTCCATAGAGCGCGCGGTGCGTCGGAACCGGAATTCCCTTTTTCTCTCCCCGCCGGATCAGATCGCCGTTGAGATGCTCGATCTCCGTCGGCTTCCCGTTTTTGAAATCCTCGTACATCGAGGTGTGATACTCGCGGAACTGGCCGGAGGTCGTGATCGTCTCTTCAATGATATTCGTCTTCAACGCGATCCCTTCGGCCGCCGCGACCGCGATGATCTCGATGATTCCCTGCCGGACGATTTCGAGCAGCGGTCCCGAATCGAGAATCAACGAAATGG contains:
- a CDS encoding TldD/PmbA family protein — translated: MQFDLNRAKELLKRAEKRGATGGDLIVVEGDSFSAQVRLKEVEKISNARGKSLGLRLFFGNRSAITSTSDLSPASLDRLLDDTCTLAQIAAEDTFAGLPAPELLAKSFPELDLVDTEVEKIPIEEKIDLARRAEQAALEQDPRLTNSEGADFGHYHTFVLYAASNGFQGHYETTGASISAMPIAVQDGQMQRDYWYSSRRKLKDLESPESIGRTAAIRTLRRLGARKVTTQQVPVVFDPQLAASLLGHLSSAVSGYSIYKGASFLIDQVGNPIASSGVTVYDDPTLRSGLGSRPFDGEGLPSYRKTVVENGVLKTYLLDTYSGKKLGLPSTGNAVRGIGDPPSVGSSNFHMKPGQYTPEEIIRSVKSGLYVTELIGFGVNSVTGDYSRGAVGLWIENGELAYPVEEITIAGNLKEMFQQIEMVGNDLDPWRKTAAPTLKISRMTVAGN
- a CDS encoding P-II family nitrogen regulator, whose translation is MNSLTLHPMKEIRIIIQGEHVKFATDLLDSVKATGYTIIHNISGKGTHGIHSAHPMFNEMDSLVMLMTVVPPDKVKPILAGLQPLFDRHTGVMFVSDVSVSRVDHFSSPSGDR
- a CDS encoding SDR family oxidoreductase, which encodes MRLKDKVAVVTGGGTGIGAAVSEAFLKEGARVVIGSRRPDHYKTFAEGLRAKGWPIVGWEVDVTDKQSVDRFVTKTVEAFGPITILVNNAGTSGQNPIDQEGDDRWMRILETNLTGVYYVTKRVLPEMKDQAHGRIINLSSVLGKFGVAGYTAYCATKHGIVGFTRALALEVVSRGITVNALCPGWVETEMARLGLREWSEAAGLSDKEVRRQAVAAIPMKRFTEGTEVAELAVYLASDASQAMTGQALNICGGATMS
- a CDS encoding acyl-CoA thioesterase — its product is MEKQMPEEGKTVAESATEMVQIVLPNDTNMLGNLLGGTLMHWIDIVGAIAANRHSRKPIVTAAMEGLEFLVPVKLGFLVILKARMNYAGKSSMEVGVEVYSENGLTGERVHTSSAILTYVAIDFNGKPVPVPKLVLTTDEERRRFQEALERKQRRLERLGRDRA
- a CDS encoding DUF2309 domain-containing protein translates to MQITRIPYSETERLRLRGVVRLAGEIIANYWPMRNFITRNPLHGLEYLPFEEAVKQGERILGAKGYLSGAIYREYLRSGRILPEQIDAPLRPLACDKYVTAGGERVTRLAVLRACMLAGLGGPLDPDEAVIQAALDAAPDRTFLEALAGRLGPALKPLDLRKQMRADAEAARGALVRRVTPSAWCDQVLGTNITEQINGEMIKWCGAFLDEGQAPWPMPEREKGFYLAWKSLAALEWSPCGIPLSRRKIAALPDEPEAALFESLITLDIPHDTWQEYLSLHLAALPGWTGFIKWRSDQSEYDWQQAYPADLIQYLAVRIWYVRELVEKACQEHLGIAGNVDAISAYLQRHPLEYYLRRARLAGRLPADYAAQVDRLRERSDSSVGQKDAWEKLAEHYAAQTGPRREEAVRRAAALRLRALAEALAIDPALFLETPPEDLKTLLDWVDAFPESEQVPVWLKALETGYQEQLIEKLKSNLSAQSAHEGEAPAASLLEGATRAPMMNPQRANASVEGEAHAAKLHEGVTQTPILIRPQAQAVFCIDVRSEPFRRHLEAVGDYETFGFAGFFTVFIRYQGLGDHHETDQYPVIMKAKNLVRELPRPYQGRLLSRHLSGTQLLHMGHELLYSLKENVITPYVMVESVGWFYALPLIGKTVFTNGYRNLTAWFRRLFAPPVATSLTIDKLSRKEVEEMLASEQRSIIRRALQQEFADRNLNLSLERLEFLRRRAMDDIDPAPLVKGSTRSNAPSNALSPEEEAAFVEDLRARYQINRRWSFARMEKITRTGFTLQEQLFTVETALRMMGLTKNFARLVLFCGHGSVSENNPFEAALDCGACGGNSGKPNARVLAAMANKPLVREALAKNGIVIPPDTYFIAGEHNTTTDAVTLIDLEDLPQTHRMDLHRLMDDLEEAGLQTSRERCARFPEIESAPTPAQAAREVRRRSGDWSQVRPEWGLSGNAAFVIGGRRMTRRVDLEGRVFLQSYDPQEDPTGRLLEILMTGPQVVGQWINMEYYFSTVDNEVYGSGSKIYHNVVGRFGVMSGPQSDLRVGLPAQTVMKGERPYHEPMRLLSVIEAPRERIGAIIRRHKVLQEYYHNEWVHLIALDPGDKIFYRYLPSREWVPLREARAIPQDEMFLAKEQNV
- the tldD gene encoding metalloprotease TldD, which translates into the protein MANSIERPEQFFLQKYGLSTSSLESAIGRVLGKRIDYADLYFEYLTSESISLEERIVKKVSKNISQGVGVRAIAQEKTGYAYSDDINTDQLLVAAKTARYIAEEGGSRDAVPVQVTPPSRNLYPVTTPPIEIPVEEKIKLLEEIDRIARQYDPRIKKVMASFSSEYKIILIVNSQGVVTGDVLPLMRLNVSCIAEEQGNRQVGSFGGGGRSEFGYFLEERRFEEYTKEAARQAILNLSAIDAPAGVMEVVLGPGWPGILLHEAIGHGLEADFNRKGTSAFSGKIGQRVASELCTVVDDGTLPWRRGSLNVDDEGTPTGRTVLIEKGILKGYLQDRLNATLMKMPLTGNGRRESYAHSPMPRMTNTYMLAGESNPEEILRSVRKGLYAVSFGGGQVDITSGKFVFSASEAYLIENGKIGAPVKGATLIGNGPDVLTKVTMVGSDMSLDSGVGTCGKDGQSVPVGVGLPTIKISEMTVGGTKG
- a CDS encoding HAD-IA family hydrolase; the protein is MPAKIKGVFFDAGDTLFEVKGSVGAQYSRFAKKYGIEVDPAFLNQRFKEMFKQSPPLTFPGVSGPELERQEKEWWRRLVRAVFDDIRFPKFDALFEELYLFFVGPEGWSLFPETKALLERLHREGYHLGIISNFDSRIHEVCRSLGIGQYFQTITISSREGVAKPSPEIFRKALEKAALSPEESVYVGDSPHHDIEGAREIGMHVFLLDRSGRYTKERSVPRLSSLSDLLDALEKNASPPG